Part of the Caulifigura coniformis genome, AACTGCCGGATCAGAATCCGCTCGCGAAGCCGCTCGACCAGTGTCGGCTCTGTTTTCTTCACGTGATTCGCACCGATCCCTTCGAGCACAAGCGGAATCCGGAAGACGTTTCGATGAACCGGAGTGCTTCGCCAATCAGAGTCGCTGACGGGAGAGCAATGGTTCAACGACAGTTGCGGAATTCATGAAGTCTCTGGCGAAGCCCTGATCCTGCCTGGCGGAATGCGTCGTTCCAACCGCGCCCGCGGTCAGCATGGAGCAGGATCGTACGCGAATCGGCCCAGGTTGATCGACGCGGCGACGGACGGATCAGCGGGGAAGCCGAGCCTCGGCGAGAGCGCCCTCGCCGGCGGGAGCCCGAGAACGGAAAGCCCTGCTATCGCGGGCCGCGGGGAACCAGGCGTGAGAGGCCGAGCCGGAACATCACGGCCAGGGCCGCGAACATTTCCTTGAGGTTGATCTTCGTCCGTCCGAAACGCCGTTCTTCGAACGTGATGGGGACTTCGACGAACCGGGCCCCGAGTCGCTTCAGGCGGTAAAGAACCTCCTCCTGAAACGCGTAGCCCTTTGCGAGGAATCGTGCATCGACCAGCTGCGACGCGAGAGTCATCTGGTAGCAGCGAAACGCGCCGCTGTTGTCCTGCGTCTTCAGGCCCAGGCAGGTGCGTGCCAGGGCGTTGATGCCCCAGCTCATCAAGCGCCGACGGAAGGGCCAGTCGGGAATCTTGCCGCCGGGGACATACCGGGAGCCGATCACGACATCCGCGTTCTCAGTCGCCGCGAGGATCGCTGGAATGAACCGGGGCGGGTGCGAGCAGTCGGCGTCGAGGTTGAGCAGCCAGTCGTAGCCGCGATCCCGCGCGAAGCGGAAGGCCTCGATCGTCGCCGTTCCCAGCCCCAGTTTTCCTGCCCGGCTGACGAGATGGATCTGCGGATCGCGAGCCGCGAACTCCCGGACCAGTTCACCGGTCCCATCGGGCGAGTTGTCATCGATGACGACGATGTCGGCCGCCGGAACGACGCGTCGGATCTCCGGAATCAGCTCCACGAGGTTGTCGTGCTCGTTGTAGGCACACAGCGACACGACGACCCGGCCGGGACTTCCCGTCTGCTCATGCCCGCGTGGAGCCTGTTCGGCCGATGAACCCTCCACGCTGAATCAACCCGTGACCTTGTTCTTCCGATCGCGCCAGGCGCTCGGGAACTCTTTGACGTGCTTGTTCAGGAAGTTCCGGATCGGAACCTCCACCTGGTCGGGCACTTTCCCGATCAATCCCAACTCACGGTCCCGGAGGGCCGGCGATAGTTTATAGACCCGCTTTTCGTCTTTCCGCTGGGCCTTTTCCATCAGTTCAAAGACCTTCTCCGACTGCCCCTTGTCGGCCGTGTCCTGGGCGCCGACGACCACGAGCATGGCGATGCCCGCGTTCGGCGACTTGATCAGGCTCATGGCTCGATTCGAGTTGAGACGCCCGGCCGACATTTCCGGCGACAGGAGCACGAGCGCCCGCACGTCCTGGCCGCGAGGGGTGCGGTTCGCCAGGACCGGGGCATCGTCGTAGGGGGGAACCGTCAGGTCGGCCGCGGCGAAGTTGATGGCGACGGCCGCCGTTGGACCGGCGGCGACGATCGCCATCTTGTTCATATTGAGATCCTTCTCCTGGTGCCGTTCGAAGATGAACTGCTTGACGGCGAACATGTCGCTGGCGGCCATCTTTTCGTAGTCATCGGGTCGCAGCTTGGCGATGTCGCCGGGGGACTTGCTGTCTCCGAACTTGCGGAGGTCGACGGTGATGACGGCATAGCCGTCGGCCTGGAGCGTTTCCGCGAAGTTCGCAGTTTCGCCGCGACCCGGGGCGGCCTTGTCCCAGAGGATGCGGCCCTTGTCGCTGCCATGCAGCAGGACGACGACGGGCGCGTTTTCGCGATCGCCGCTGGAGGCCTTGGCCGAGACGGGGTAGTAGGTGATCGTGAGGGGATGCCCGTCAACGGAGCGGATCGATTCGATCCGGCTGTCGGCGGAGGTGACGGTCGTCGCAAGCAGCAGCGCACACGCCGCGAAGGACGAGCGGGCGATGAACAGGGGCATGGGGACAGCCTCGTCAGGGTGCGATGGCGGGGCGCAAGAATCCGTTCCGGGCGGCACACCGTATTTCAATGTGTCACTTGGCAATCTACGGGGGTCCCTGCAGGTAATCAATTGCCGTCCTGCGCCGGCGGGGCATTCAGAAGGGAGTTCGCTGCATAAACTGCACAGGCCGGCAGGTCTCCGCGGTCGCCGGGCGGCGAATTCCCCCTGTTCTCTCCAGTTTGGCGCTCGCGGGGCGGGGCCGATTGACGTAATCGTTCGCGGCGGAACCATTTCCAACCGCGAGACAGCCCGGATTCCTCCCCGTTTTTCTTCCTGCGGACTTTCATGTCGGACAAGCCGGTCGTCACTGTCGTCTGCAAGGTGTGTGACACACGCCTCGATGAAACGGCGTTCGACCAGCCCCACGAGACGCACTGCCCGATCTGCCATTCTCCGGTCCTCGTCCCGGCCGCGGGGCAGGCGGTGACGAAGGCCCCGCAGTTCAAGAGCGACCCGAACCTGGAGGGCTACGCCGTGCTGCCGCTGGATGGCCCGGACGCGGAGCGGCGTGCGAAGAAGGCCCAGGACGTGATCCTGGTCGTCTGTCCGATTTGCCGGGCGAGGCTCCACTCCGCGCCGAAGAAAGAGGCCTACCACATCAAGTGCCACGACTGCCACGAGCTGGTTCGTGTGCCGTCCCGGGCCGAGCATCGCGAGAAACAGAAACGCGAGGCGATTCCGGACAAGTTCGACGCGATCGAGCCCGTGCCGGTCGGCGAGGTCGCGCGGTCCGACCGCTTCTATTCCGCGTGGTATCTGCAGGCGCAGAGCGAGATCCGCCGCGAGCCCGATCCGACGCCGCCGGCCAACCTGTATTTCTCCGGCACGTTCACGTTTCCCTGGGAACGCGACATCGCGCCGAAGTGGGTTTTCCTGTCGCTCGGCACGACGTTCTTTGCCCTGCTGGTGGTCTTGCTGGTCTCGCTCCTCGGGGGCGCTGGAGGCCCGACGGGGCTGGTGATGGGCTTTTTCGCGCTGCCGCTGATCTGGATCGGCATCTGGACCGCATCGTACGCCGCCTCCGTCTGCATGGCGGTGATCACGGATACCGCGAACGGCAACCAGAAGGTCGTCAACTGGGCCGACCAGAA contains:
- a CDS encoding polyprenol monophosphomannose synthase → MEGSSAEQAPRGHEQTGSPGRVVVSLCAYNEHDNLVELIPEIRRVVPAADIVVIDDNSPDGTGELVREFAARDPQIHLVSRAGKLGLGTATIEAFRFARDRGYDWLLNLDADCSHPPRFIPAILAATENADVVIGSRYVPGGKIPDWPFRRRLMSWGINALARTCLGLKTQDNSGAFRCYQMTLASQLVDARFLAKGYAFQEEVLYRLKRLGARFVEVPITFEERRFGRTKINLKEMFAALAVMFRLGLSRLVPRGPR
- a CDS encoding alpha/beta hydrolase; translated protein: MPLFIARSSFAACALLLATTVTSADSRIESIRSVDGHPLTITYYPVSAKASSGDRENAPVVVLLHGSDKGRILWDKAAPGRGETANFAETLQADGYAVITVDLRKFGDSKSPGDIAKLRPDDYEKMAASDMFAVKQFIFERHQEKDLNMNKMAIVAAGPTAAVAINFAAADLTVPPYDDAPVLANRTPRGQDVRALVLLSPEMSAGRLNSNRAMSLIKSPNAGIAMLVVVGAQDTADKGQSEKVFELMEKAQRKDEKRVYKLSPALRDRELGLIGKVPDQVEVPIRNFLNKHVKEFPSAWRDRKNKVTG